The proteins below come from a single Faecalibaculum rodentium genomic window:
- a CDS encoding carboxymuconolactone decarboxylase family protein: MTVRQTAGRQQLGEFAPEFAHLNDDILFGEVWNRTDKLSLKQRSMITVTALMAQGLTDTSFAHHLQNAKNNGVTGTEIAELITHAAFYAGWPKAWAAFRLAKDIWTENDPKADYQETIQFPIGKPNDAYAQYFDGQSWLAPLGGGLSNVTFEPGCRNHWHIHQAAEGGGQLLFCVGGRGYYQEWGKDPIEMNPGDSIVIPANAKHWHGAAPDSWFSHLAMELPGTETGTIWEDPVDPADYETLK, translated from the coding sequence ATGACAGTCAGACAGACAGCCGGGCGGCAGCAGCTTGGAGAATTTGCACCGGAATTCGCACATTTGAATGATGACATTCTTTTTGGGGAGGTCTGGAACCGAACAGACAAACTGTCCCTGAAACAACGTTCCATGATCACCGTAACGGCTTTGATGGCCCAGGGACTGACAGACACTTCTTTTGCCCATCATCTGCAGAACGCGAAAAACAACGGTGTCACAGGAACTGAAATCGCAGAACTCATTACGCATGCAGCCTTTTATGCCGGATGGCCCAAAGCCTGGGCTGCATTCCGGCTCGCGAAAGACATCTGGACCGAAAACGATCCCAAAGCCGACTACCAGGAAACGATCCAGTTTCCCATCGGAAAGCCCAACGATGCCTATGCACAGTATTTTGACGGACAGAGCTGGCTGGCCCCGCTGGGTGGCGGACTGTCGAATGTCACCTTTGAACCCGGCTGCAGGAATCACTGGCACATCCATCAGGCAGCAGAAGGCGGGGGACAGCTGCTGTTCTGTGTCGGCGGGCGCGGCTATTACCAGGAATGGGGCAAGGATCCCATAGAAATGAATCCTGGTGATTCCATTGTGATTCCGGCGAATGCGAAACACTGGCATGGGGCCGCACCAGATTCGTGGTTCTCTCATCTGGCCATGGAACTGCCGGGGACCGAGACAGGGACCATATGGGAAGACCCGGTGGATCCTGCAGACTACGAGACGCTGAAGTGA